The DNA window gtcattgttattgtcaaaTTTTGATGTTAAATTGGTATTGTTACATTCTATGTCAGTGACTTTTTCATTTAGTTTCGTTTTCACTATATCGGCCATAATTAatgtgatatttttgttatactcATAAGAATGagtttaaattatatgaaCAAAATGTTTAGATTATTTGATTACTCgaagataaaatatcgatttttatgattataaatcgaaatgaaaattgatttctaataaaaagtacattactgtatatatatgtatgtatggatatatatatatatatatatatatatatatatatatatatatatattctattaatggtatataataaataagaagttgatattaaaaatgtaaccaCTAATTTGTAGTGACATAGTCGTTAAAATccaataataatgtattattaatataatgcagattaataaaatatttcagattACTATATATTTTGTGACATACGAACAGTTTTACAATCAATTACAATGTTGTCGCGAAAAAATAAAGacttaagaacaataaaagaagGAGTTGTGGgcaaatatattaagaaagagACACCGCCTGAGATGCCAAGtaagataaatttttgttttagatcattaaaaaaaaaaaaaaataataataccttaaaaaattaaattgtattattaaaagtacataatatattattgtacaaatataaaaagtaataatataatataataatgtataaatataagaataagtCTTGTAGTTTATtggacaattattattttgtttctttttagttATCAATGTATGGACGACAGAACCAAACAGAAGAGTAAGACGACGAAATCATCCTACAATACCATCATCGATGGTAAATTATActgatttatattcatttcaaatgttagattttttaaaaatatgataaatatatgatcACGAATAGAAGTAGATCAATacagatagatatatttttatagtctATTCCACAACAACCAAGTATAGTACAAAAATTTGGAAATACAAAAACTACTATGAGCGCTGTTGGATTAGGTAGCCACGAAGGAAAATATACTCCAAATAGTTCAGTCCCAGACTTAGCGCAAAGGTAATGTTTAATATGTTAAAATTCAGGTatgaaaagttattatttttattgcataAACACTTGagatttagaaataatattaatatgtaacattttattttattagatttgcAGGTCTCTCTGTTAATACTGGATTAAATGAAGGTATGTCTTCTCGTACTGCTACACCATTATATCATTCAGGATTATCACCTGCTGTATCACATACTTATGTCAATCAATATGCTGGGTCTGAATATCATCTGGACCGTGTTCAGACTCCACAAGTGCCTTATTTACCATTTGATGTAGATACAGGTTATGAAGAATATAATCAGTCAGTATATCGTCAAAATGCCGggtatattcaataataatgattaaaattaaaatattaattaaaatattaatctagtaattactatgtttattttattaaaaaaaaatgtaaacatttttaaagatatagTAGATGTCAGTCAGAAAGATCAAGTTCTAGAAGCGAACAACAAGAAGAATTACCTTTACCGCCTGGTTGGTCGGTAGATTTTACACTTAGAGGTAGAAAGTATTATATAGATCATAATACAAAAACTACTCATTGGTCGCATCCTCTAGAAAAAGAAGGTTTGCCCACTGGGTGGGAAAGAATAGAATCACCAGAATATGGTGTCTATTATGTTAAGTGAGTGATTAGTGATCATTACtatgttatttattacataattcatcctatatgtataattaataatcttatattatttGCAGTCACATAACAAGACAAGCACAATATGAGCATCCATGTTATCCGCACGAAGTACAAGCTATAAGAGTAGTATCACCTCCTAGACATACACATTTTCATTCTCACAGTGTCTTAGTACCAGCGAATCCGTATCTTAATGAAGAAATTCCTCATTGGTTGTATGTGTATAGTAGGGCATCCATTGCATTAGATCGTAAATTACGATGGGAGCTCTTCCGTTTACCAGAACTTGATTGTTTCAATGCAATGCTGACAAGACTTTACAAACAAGAATTGGAAGAAGTGGTTATGAGATATGAAGAATACAGGTTtgtaatataaagataattttacaatataaattaatttatataaatgaataatatgaaaaaatttcaataggtCAGCTTTGTTATGTGAAATGGAACAAAGATTGAAAGATTTAAATCCTGAAACAGGAAATTCTTCGTCAGGTGCAATAGCTTTACGACGATCTCTTCCTTAAGTTTCATATGATATGATTGCAGGCAACttatctattgttattgacTGAGTTATTTGTTCCTTTGTTAAATTAATGCGTCAACGAATATCCTGATATTctttaaatttgtaaataacaaataatacttattattttaattatattttattattatatacatctatcctcttattattatgctttataataaaacttaGAAGTCAGAATCTTCATCATCAGGAGTATTATTATGActgtttataatattagaacGAATTTCATCAAGTTTGCTTTTATCATAAACAGTATTTTCTACTATATTAAATCCTCTTATCCGAATAACTTTACTTTCTTCTGTATGGGAAGCAAGTACTCTGGTtaaacctatatatatatcataacatAATGTTTAGAGTTTATCTGATCATtgaataaatctaataaagcaaaacaaaaattaaatagattaaaaagtACCTTTCGGTGTACCCGGAGTTTCATGTCGTCCATTAGATAACATGTATAAACCAATTGCAAATCCATTCCATGCTATTATTGCATAAGCCGTGGCTAATCTTaatcgtattttttctttcgttgcaTGATctaactttttaatataacgtGAAAAAAACATTCTTACGTAtctaaaaacgattttaatgatttagacgtatgataaataattatataatatcataaatatattaatttacaactataatttatcaaatattgatataaatgaGTTAACTGAAACACGTATCAAAACTAATGTAATTACATAAcctataaacataatatattttactttgtaTTACTTATGTTTTTTTATAGTACTTAAACGATAAGATAACCttattttattgtctttaataGAATGTATttcatgaatttttcaaattaatattcaGGTACTTTTGAATATTGATATGCTTAGAACTGACAAGATATcctttcattgatttttacaTAACTATTTGAACGTATACGTAAGATCTTGAATATTTgatctatttcattgatttaaccTAACACTAATACACAAAATTTGTTTTCATagtagatttttattatttttattttatataaaacatcagaccatataaaattcattatcacCTTTCGCTCGAAGTATGTGCGATTTTAGggacaaaacaaacaaattttgAACCAGAAGCCCAATAGGGAAACACTGTCCCCCACTATGAGCTTATTGTTTCGTTATATTAGGTTGGTGCGTATGAAATgtcgaattttctttaatatattcacTTAAGAAACTGACATTTCATTCGCACCAAcctaatataaatttttgtgaACTATACTAACCCAATCAAATGGGTTAGTGCgtgacaaaaatattatatgtactaAATTTAATAGTACAtcagaaaagtaagaaaaaattatataccagATTATACTTTTCTACAGATAAATTGTACAATTAAGAAAtacttttcaattaaatttaatatttttgtttttaggtaaacaataacaaatagcctgaatata is part of the Vespa crabro chromosome 8, iyVesCrab1.2, whole genome shotgun sequence genome and encodes:
- the LOC124426163 gene encoding protein salvador homolog 1-like isoform X3, which translates into the protein MLNWYCYILYYYIFCDIRTVLQSITMLSRKNKDLRTIKEGVVGKYIKKETPPEMPIINVWTTEPNRRVRRRNHPTIPSSMSIPQQPSIVQKFGNTKTTMSAVGLGSHEGKYTPNSSVPDLAQRFAGLSVNTGLNEGMSSRTATPLYHSGLSPAVSHTYVNQYAGSEYHLDRVQTPQVPYLPFDVDTGYEEYNQYSRCQSERSSSRSEQQEELPLPPGWSVDFTLRGRKYYIDHNTKTTHWSHPLEKEGLPTGWERIESPEYGVYYVNHITRQAQYEHPCYPHEVQAIRVVSPPRHTHFHSHSVLVPANPYLNEEIPHWLYVYSRASIALDRKLRWELFRLPELDCFNAMLTRLYKQELEEVVMRYEEYRSALLCEMEQRLKDLNPETGNSSSGAIALRRSLP
- the LOC124426163 gene encoding scaffold protein salvador-like isoform X1, whose product is MLNWYCYILYYYIFCDIRTVLQSITMLSRKNKDLRTIKEGVVGKYIKKETPPEMPIINVWTTEPNRRVRRRNHPTIPSSMSIPQQPSIVQKFGNTKTTMSAVGLGSHEGKYTPNSSVPDLAQRFAGLSVNTGLNEGMSSRTATPLYHSGLSPAVSHTYVNQYAGSEYHLDRVQTPQVPYLPFDVDTGYEEYNQSVYRQNAGYSRCQSERSSSRSEQQEELPLPPGWSVDFTLRGRKYYIDHNTKTTHWSHPLEKEGLPTGWERIESPEYGVYYVNHITRQAQYEHPCYPHEVQAIRVVSPPRHTHFHSHSVLVPANPYLNEEIPHWLYVYSRASIALDRKLRWELFRLPELDCFNAMLTRLYKQELEEVVMRYEEYRSALLCEMEQRLKDLNPETGNSSSGAIALRRSLP
- the LOC124426163 gene encoding scaffold protein salvador-like isoform X2; this encodes MLNWYCYILYYYIFCDIRTVLQSITMLSRKNKDLRTIKEGVVGKYIKKETPPEMPIINVWTTEPNRRVRRRNHPTIPSSMSIPQQPSIVQKFGNTKTTMSAVGLGSHEGKYTPNSSVPDLAQRFAGLSVNTGLNEGMSSRTATPLYHSGLSPAVSHTYVNQYAGSEYHLDRVQTPQVPYLPFDVDTGYEEYNQSVYRQNAGRCQSERSSSRSEQQEELPLPPGWSVDFTLRGRKYYIDHNTKTTHWSHPLEKEGLPTGWERIESPEYGVYYVNHITRQAQYEHPCYPHEVQAIRVVSPPRHTHFHSHSVLVPANPYLNEEIPHWLYVYSRASIALDRKLRWELFRLPELDCFNAMLTRLYKQELEEVVMRYEEYRSALLCEMEQRLKDLNPETGNSSSGAIALRRSLP
- the LOC124426163 gene encoding scaffold protein salvador-like isoform X4 translates to MLSRKNKDLRTIKEGVVGKYIKKETPPEMPIINVWTTEPNRRVRRRNHPTIPSSMSIPQQPSIVQKFGNTKTTMSAVGLGSHEGKYTPNSSVPDLAQRFAGLSVNTGLNEGMSSRTATPLYHSGLSPAVSHTYVNQYAGSEYHLDRVQTPQVPYLPFDVDTGYEEYNQSVYRQNAGYSRCQSERSSSRSEQQEELPLPPGWSVDFTLRGRKYYIDHNTKTTHWSHPLEKEGLPTGWERIESPEYGVYYVNHITRQAQYEHPCYPHEVQAIRVVSPPRHTHFHSHSVLVPANPYLNEEIPHWLYVYSRASIALDRKLRWELFRLPELDCFNAMLTRLYKQELEEVVMRYEEYRSALLCEMEQRLKDLNPETGNSSSGAIALRRSLP
- the LOC124426168 gene encoding uncharacterized protein LOC124426168, with amino-acid sequence MFFSRYIKKLDHATKEKIRLRLATAYAIIAWNGFAIGLYMLSNGRHETPGTPKGLTRVLASHTEESKVIRIRGFNIVENTVYDKSKLDEIRSNIINSHNNTPDDEDSDF